One Chloroflexota bacterium genomic window carries:
- a CDS encoding amino acid permease has protein sequence MRTFSNFAVSFTIISILSGCLTLFLFAMNTGGPAVMTLGWLVVGFFVLIVALGMAEVASSYPTAGGLYYWSAKLADEAGADGAKWSWFVGWFNLVGQVAVTAGIDFGLAFFTNAFLNLAFGFPVDPPHTILIFGAMLVIHALLNTFGIRLVAFLNDVSVWWHLVGVAAIVLVTVVLNQHTRTDLGTVFTKAVDNTSADPNQSFPGFLILGIPLYVALIGLLNAQYTLTGFDASAHMSEETHDASRSSPKGIVYSVIISIIAGFILLVAMNVGITPDKVFVGTDGSMVDGYTHALQSASGVPPAQIWIDAIGQTGGLLILLIVIGAQFYCGMSSVTANSRMIYAFSRDGAIPGSAFWHRINKRTRTPTNSIWFAAVGAFILGLPYLYSPVAYAAVTSIAVIGLYVAYIAPVFLRLRAGSRFKEGPWTLGRWSRPIGIVGTVWVVFICVLFLLPQALPLSINTFNYTPIVFLVVLGGAAIWYAVSAKNWFTGPRIQGSPEELAAIEHELDVI, from the coding sequence ATGAGGACGTTCTCCAACTTCGCCGTCTCGTTCACGATCATCTCGATCCTGTCAGGCTGTCTCACGCTCTTCCTCTTCGCCATGAACACGGGCGGTCCAGCGGTGATGACGCTCGGCTGGCTCGTCGTCGGGTTCTTCGTTCTGATCGTCGCTCTCGGGATGGCCGAGGTCGCCTCGAGCTATCCGACCGCCGGCGGTCTGTACTACTGGTCGGCGAAGCTCGCCGACGAGGCCGGCGCCGACGGCGCCAAATGGAGCTGGTTCGTCGGCTGGTTCAACCTCGTGGGCCAGGTCGCGGTGACAGCTGGCATCGATTTTGGGTTGGCCTTCTTCACGAATGCGTTCCTCAATCTCGCCTTCGGTTTTCCCGTCGACCCGCCCCACACGATCCTGATCTTCGGGGCGATGCTCGTCATCCACGCGTTGCTCAACACGTTCGGCATCCGTCTCGTCGCGTTTCTCAACGACGTCTCCGTCTGGTGGCACCTCGTCGGCGTCGCGGCCATCGTCCTCGTGACGGTGGTCCTCAATCAGCACACGAGGACGGATCTCGGCACGGTCTTCACGAAGGCCGTCGACAACACGTCTGCGGATCCGAACCAGAGCTTCCCAGGGTTCCTTATCCTCGGTATCCCGTTGTATGTCGCGCTCATCGGGCTGCTCAATGCGCAATACACGCTCACCGGGTTCGACGCGTCCGCACACATGTCCGAGGAGACACACGATGCATCCCGCTCGTCACCGAAGGGCATCGTGTACTCGGTGATCATCTCGATCATCGCCGGATTCATCCTCCTCGTTGCGATGAATGTGGGAATCACCCCGGACAAGGTGTTCGTCGGAACTGATGGCTCGATGGTCGACGGCTACACCCATGCCCTGCAATCCGCATCCGGCGTCCCGCCGGCGCAGATCTGGATCGACGCCATAGGCCAGACCGGCGGGCTCCTCATCCTGCTCATCGTCATCGGCGCCCAGTTCTACTGCGGGATGTCCTCCGTGACCGCGAACTCCCGGATGATCTATGCGTTCTCACGTGACGGCGCCATCCCGGGCAGCGCCTTCTGGCATCGGATCAACAAGCGGACGCGGACCCCGACGAACTCGATCTGGTTCGCCGCCGTCGGCGCCTTCATCCTCGGGCTTCCGTACCTCTACAGTCCGGTCGCGTATGCAGCGGTAACGTCGATCGCGGTCATCGGCCTGTACGTCGCCTACATCGCGCCGGTCTTCCTCCGCCTCCGGGCGGGTTCCCGGTTCAAGGAGGGTCCATGGACCCTCGGCCGGTGGAGCCGACCGATCGGCATCGTTGGCACGGTCTGGGTCGTGTTCATCTGCGTGTTGTTCCTCCTGCCCCAGGCCCTGCCGCTCAGCATCAACACGTTCAACTACACCCCGATCGTGTTCCTCGTCGTCCTCGGCGGAGCCGCGATCTGGTACGCCGTCTCCGCGAAGAACTGGTTCACTGGCCCTCGGATCCAGGGGTCGCCCGAGGAGCTCGCGGCCATCGAGCACGAGCTCGACGTGATCTGA